In Triticum urartu cultivar G1812 chromosome 6, Tu2.1, whole genome shotgun sequence, the following proteins share a genomic window:
- the LOC125512778 gene encoding transcription factor IBH1-like 1 isoform X1 — MHTTHNRACTPHDKSTTRTAHYSSRQVRDKFKRALLKSLLLGLRERGVASREMGFLERKRAIRRAADAALVSARGSDATRWSQALETQRRPSTSKRILRRCHRPKPRKAGTAARPRGSAGVVARAMLRKRTQVLKGIVPGVQAVDDECTLLGEALDYAVCLKAQVDVMQLLVRALQAPKQ; from the exons ATGCATACTACACACAATCGAGCTTGTACTCCGCATGACAAAAGCACCACACGCACGGCGCACTACAGTTCACGCCAAGTTCGCGATAAG TTCAAGCGGGCGCTGCTCAAGAGCCTGCTCCTAGGTCTCCGGGAGCGTGGCGTCGCGTCTAGGGAGATGGGCTTCCTCGAGAGGAAGCGCGCCATCAGGcgcgccgccgacgccgccctcGTCTCGGCCAGGGGCTCCGACGCGACGCGTTGGAGCCAGGCGCTGGAGACGCAACGTCGGCCGTCGACGAGCAAGAGGATCTTGAGGAGGTGCCACCGGCCTAAGCCGAGGAAGGCCGGCACGGCGGCGAGGCCGAGGGGCTCGGCTGGCGTCGTCGCGAGGGCCATGCTGAGGAAGAGGACGCAGGTCTTGAAAGGGATCGTCCCGGGAGTGCAAGCCGTGGACGATGAGTGCACGCTGCTGGGCGAAGCCTTGGACTATGCCGTGTGTCTCAAGGCTCAAGTTGATGTAATGCAACTTCTGGTGAGGGCTCTTCAAGCTCCGAAACAATAG
- the LOC125512778 gene encoding transcription factor IBH1-like 1 isoform X2: MQGSMQFKRALLKSLLLGLRERGVASREMGFLERKRAIRRAADAALVSARGSDATRWSQALETQRRPSTSKRILRRCHRPKPRKAGTAARPRGSAGVVARAMLRKRTQVLKGIVPGVQAVDDECTLLGEALDYAVCLKAQVDVMQLLVRALQAPKQ; this comes from the coding sequence ATGCAAGGCTCGATGCAGTTCAAGCGGGCGCTGCTCAAGAGCCTGCTCCTAGGTCTCCGGGAGCGTGGCGTCGCGTCTAGGGAGATGGGCTTCCTCGAGAGGAAGCGCGCCATCAGGcgcgccgccgacgccgccctcGTCTCGGCCAGGGGCTCCGACGCGACGCGTTGGAGCCAGGCGCTGGAGACGCAACGTCGGCCGTCGACGAGCAAGAGGATCTTGAGGAGGTGCCACCGGCCTAAGCCGAGGAAGGCCGGCACGGCGGCGAGGCCGAGGGGCTCGGCTGGCGTCGTCGCGAGGGCCATGCTGAGGAAGAGGACGCAGGTCTTGAAAGGGATCGTCCCGGGAGTGCAAGCCGTGGACGATGAGTGCACGCTGCTGGGCGAAGCCTTGGACTATGCCGTGTGTCTCAAGGCTCAAGTTGATGTAATGCAACTTCTGGTGAGGGCTCTTCAAGCTCCGAAACAATAG